The following proteins are encoded in a genomic region of Hippopotamus amphibius kiboko isolate mHipAmp2 chromosome 8, mHipAmp2.hap2, whole genome shotgun sequence:
- the LOC130859130 gene encoding dolichyl-diphosphooligosaccharide--protein glycosyltransferase subunit 4-like has protein sequence MVSDFAKVKRRAQLVSTITDVHLAIFPSVLGVSLFLLLVLYHYVAVNNPKKQE, from the exons ATGGTGAGTGATTTTGCCAAAGTGAAG AGACGAGCCCAGTTGGTCAGCACGATCACGGACGTGCACCTTGCCATCTTCCCCAGTGTGCTGGGCGTGTCGCTCTTCCTGCTTCTCGTTCTCTATCACTACGTGGCTGTCAACAATCCCAAGAAGCAGGAATGA